The following proteins come from a genomic window of Deltaproteobacteria bacterium:
- a CDS encoding hydroxymethylpyrimidine/phosphomethylpyrimidine kinase: MIGGLDPSGCAGLALDVRVAHALGVHACPVATTLTAQTPWRWHGDYAASPAAVRAQIDAALASFRIGAVKIGMLGGAENTFAVAEAVREVGSELCVVLDPILATSSGGARVDDDGRAALLDALWPIAFVATPNRPEAEALAGMKITDEKSRDAVANRLLAAGAGNVVIKGGHDDGDESVDHWYDSATHRRLASPRRAGSPVRGTGCVFASALAAGLALGKSLADALVCAKDLVTRFVEDPLAAGPVGIGRVPIHAEA, translated from the coding sequence GTGATCGGCGGACTCGACCCCAGCGGCTGCGCGGGGCTCGCGCTCGACGTGCGCGTGGCGCATGCCCTGGGCGTGCACGCATGCCCCGTCGCGACGACCCTCACGGCGCAGACGCCGTGGCGGTGGCATGGGGACTACGCCGCGTCGCCCGCGGCGGTACGCGCGCAGATCGATGCCGCGCTCGCGTCGTTTCGGATCGGCGCGGTGAAGATCGGCATGCTCGGCGGCGCCGAGAATACGTTCGCCGTGGCTGAGGCGGTCCGTGAGGTCGGTTCGGAGCTGTGTGTGGTCCTCGATCCGATTCTCGCCACGAGTTCGGGCGGCGCGCGCGTCGATGACGATGGTCGCGCGGCACTGCTGGACGCCCTGTGGCCCATCGCATTTGTTGCCACGCCGAACCGGCCGGAGGCGGAGGCGCTCGCGGGAATGAAGATCACGGACGAAAAGAGCCGCGACGCGGTCGCGAACCGGCTGCTCGCCGCCGGCGCCGGAAACGTCGTCATCAAGGGCGGGCACGACGACGGCGACGAGTCCGTCGATCACTGGTACGACAGCGCAACGCACCGCCGCCTGGCCTCGCCGCGCCGCGCCGGATCTCCGGTGCGCGGTACGGGGTGTGTCTTTGCGTCGGCGCTGGCCGCCGGGCTCGCACTCGGGAAATCGCTCGCGGACGCCCTCGTCTGCGCGAAGGATTTGGTCACACGGTTTGTCGAGGACCCGCTGGCCGCGGGCCCGGTTGGGATCGGACGGGTGCCGATCCATGCGGAGGCGTAG